In Chitinophaga sp. HK235, a single window of DNA contains:
- a CDS encoding RagB/SusD family nutrient uptake outer membrane protein, giving the protein MQPLLGYTKLIVLCALAAASFSACKKGFLDRAATTQQQDADIFTNFAMTDQVVNNLYSRLRGPYTYLGGYSMSSGTDEAKDASNWMGSMSFNNGSWSGNNNPIGNTWRDNYVAIRQANAILEGVAQYKTPDDANNPGALVNRIGEVYFLRAYYLAEQIRQFGGAIIVTKTIDQADQKALNQPRSTYDACVAQILADCDEAIKRLPVNYPNTQIGRVTKGTSLALKARTLLYSASPLWAIAGKTSFLADISSGSFPSDPEKWRKAAAAAKEVIDLQSPQGGNAYRLESTLADRLNMFTSNTLQSPEVIWVRMKETNESYDRYLFPYGSNGWSGCSPSQNLVDDYEMANGLPISDPASGYDPAQPYTGRDPRFYTDISYNGASWKGRKIETFERGKDEQSTQTDHSRTGYSCRKLANESITINQAPGRDVHGIIFRLAEFYLSYAEALNEYDPGNADILKYVNMVRTRAGQPNLPAGLNQADMRKRIRNERRIELSFENHRFWDVRRWKIAENTEKTIWGMRPVADVSAPGGYRYERFKVEDRLWRNAMYVIPITTDETLRNPQLKQNEGW; this is encoded by the coding sequence ATGCAACCACTACTCGGCTATACAAAACTGATTGTCCTTTGTGCGCTGGCGGCGGCCTCTTTCAGCGCCTGCAAAAAAGGATTCCTTGACAGGGCCGCCACCACACAACAACAGGACGCTGACATCTTCACCAATTTTGCCATGACAGACCAGGTGGTGAACAACCTGTATTCCAGGCTGCGCGGCCCCTATACCTACCTGGGCGGTTATTCCATGTCTTCCGGCACCGATGAAGCCAAAGACGCCTCCAACTGGATGGGCTCCATGAGTTTCAACAACGGCTCCTGGTCGGGCAACAACAACCCTATCGGCAATACCTGGAGAGACAACTATGTAGCCATCCGCCAGGCCAACGCCATCCTGGAAGGTGTTGCGCAGTATAAAACACCGGATGATGCCAACAATCCCGGTGCCCTGGTCAACCGCATCGGTGAGGTGTATTTTCTGCGTGCTTATTATCTCGCAGAACAGATACGGCAGTTTGGCGGCGCGATCATCGTTACTAAAACGATTGATCAGGCCGACCAGAAAGCACTCAACCAACCCCGCAGCACCTACGATGCCTGTGTAGCCCAGATACTGGCCGATTGCGACGAAGCCATCAAACGGCTGCCGGTGAATTATCCCAACACCCAGATAGGCCGTGTTACCAAAGGCACCAGCCTGGCCCTGAAAGCCCGTACGCTGCTGTACAGCGCCAGCCCGCTCTGGGCCATCGCCGGCAAAACCAGCTTCCTGGCGGATATCAGCTCCGGCTCCTTTCCTTCTGATCCTGAGAAATGGCGCAAAGCCGCGGCTGCAGCCAAAGAAGTGATAGACCTGCAGTCACCCCAGGGTGGTAATGCCTACCGCCTGGAAAGCACACTGGCCGACCGGCTCAACATGTTTACCAGCAACACCCTCCAGAGCCCGGAAGTGATCTGGGTACGGATGAAGGAAACCAATGAGAGTTATGATCGTTATCTGTTCCCGTATGGCAGCAACGGCTGGTCGGGCTGCTCTCCCAGCCAGAACCTGGTAGACGACTATGAAATGGCGAACGGGCTTCCTATCAGTGACCCGGCTTCCGGATACGATCCGGCGCAGCCCTATACCGGCCGCGATCCCCGCTTCTACACCGATATCAGCTATAACGGCGCCTCCTGGAAAGGCCGTAAAATCGAAACCTTTGAGAGAGGTAAAGATGAACAAAGCACACAGACAGACCATAGCCGTACCGGTTACAGCTGCCGTAAGCTGGCCAACGAAAGCATTACCATCAACCAGGCTCCGGGCCGTGATGTGCATGGTATTATTTTCCGCCTGGCCGAGTTTTATCTCAGTTATGCAGAAGCGCTCAATGAATATGATCCCGGCAATGCTGATATCCTGAAGTATGTGAACATGGTACGTACCCGCGCCGGACAGCCCAACCTGCCGGCCGGTCTGAACCAGGCCGACATGCGCAAACGTATCCGTAATGAGAGAAGAATAGAACTGTCTTTCGAAAACCATCGTTTCTGGGATGTACGTCGCTGGAAGATTGCAGAGAATACCGAAAAAACCATCTGGGGTATGCGGCCGGTGGCCGATGTCAGCGCTCCCGGAGGATACCGTTATGAACGCTTTAAAGTAGAAGACCGCTTGTGGCGCAATGCAATGTATGTGATACCCATCACTACTGATGAAACACTGCGCAACCCGCAGCTCAAACAAAACGAAGGCTGGTAA